The Deltaproteobacteria bacterium genomic sequence TCGGCGGGCGCGGCTGCATCGCGCGGCCGGCGGCGCCTGGGGATTCGCGCAGGCCGGCGCCGCGACCGTCGAGCCGGTCGACGAATGCCTGTTGTTCGAGCCTTTGCTGGAAGAGCTGGCGCAGGTCGCGCGGAGAGCGGGCGAGTTGCCCGGTGTCGTCGATCTCGGTCTCCTGACCGGCGAGAAGAAGGGAGCCATCGACCTTCGCATCGAGGGGCCCGCCGCTCCGGGCTTGCGCAGGCGGGCTGAAGAGCTCCTCCAGCACCCGCTGGTGCGAGGTGTGACGCTGGCGGGGAGCGCGATCGGCGATCCGGTGATCGTCGATGCTCCGCTGCCGAACGGCGCCCGGCTGCGCGCTCGACCGGATGCGTTCGCGCAAGCGAATCGGTCCATGCTTCCAGCGCTGCAGCGCGAGGCGCTCCGGGCAGTCGGCGATGCCGAGCGCGTGCTGGAGCTGTTCTGCGGCAGCGGCACGCTGACGTTGCCGCTGCTCGGACGAGGGCAGCAGGTCACCGCGGTCGAGAATGCAGGCCCGTCGCTGGCGCTGCTGCGCCGGAGCGCGGACGAGGCGCGACTCGCCGTCAAACTCATCGCGGGCGACGCTCCCGCCGTCGTTCGTGCGTTCGCCGACCTTGTGGACGTCGTCCTGCTCGATCCTCCGCGCTCCGGGGCCGTGGACGCGGTGCGCGCCCTCGCCTCTCTCGCGCCGCCGCGGATCGCCTACGTCAGCTGCGACGCGCCGACGCTCGCTCGCGACGGAAAGTTGCTCGCCCAATCCGGATACCGCCTGGTAAGGGCGGTGCCGCTCGATCTCTTTCCCCAGACTGCGCACTTCGAGGTGGTCGCAACCTTCCAACGATGATCCTGCTTTCCCTGCTGGCCGCCGCCGCCTTCGACCTCGCTCCGACCCGCGTCACATCCGACCAGATGAACCGGTGCCGCGTCGAGGAAACGTTGCCGCTCGGCCGCGGCAGGGTGGAGAAGGGAAGCTGCGGGCCGTCGCTCGACGCCGAGACAGCGCGCAGACGGTGCAAGGACGCCGCACGCCACAATTCGTTGGCGGCGGGGGTGACCGAGGAGAATTGCCTCTACGAATATACCCGCGGCCACTTCCTCTTCCGGGGCGAGGTGAAGGAGTTGATCGTCGCCCGCCGTCAGGATGGAACACCGGTGGTCGTCTTCAAGGTGCCGGAGGGCGATCAGCTCATCGCTTTCCAGCACTTCGCCGACGCGGTGCTGATCGG encodes the following:
- a CDS encoding class I SAM-dependent RNA methyltransferase — translated: MKVTLKAESVVHGGETLARHDGRVVFLRGAAPGDRVEAELTGEGRFERTRALRVVERSTSHVDPPCPIVERCGGCPLQHVTYEAQLAAKEELTADALERIGGFPRGSYELEAIVPSPTQFRYRRRARLHRAAGGAWGFAQAGAATVEPVDECLLFEPLLEELAQVARRAGELPGVVDLGLLTGEKKGAIDLRIEGPAAPGLRRRAEELLQHPLVRGVTLAGSAIGDPVIVDAPLPNGARLRARPDAFAQANRSMLPALQREALRAVGDAERVLELFCGSGTLTLPLLGRGQQVTAVENAGPSLALLRRSADEARLAVKLIAGDAPAVVRAFADLVDVVLLDPPRSGAVDAVRALASLAPPRIAYVSCDAPTLARDGKLLAQSGYRLVRAVPLDLFPQTAHFEVVATFQR